The Clostridia bacterium genome has a segment encoding these proteins:
- a CDS encoding CvpA family protein produces the protein MNGFISGLVMDVILIAILIFFVALGVRKGAAKSVVGVCSFVVTIVLFAILRAPLQKLLLNLPFVQSWIDGMAVDFSTKNNLEEMAFFFAALDSTAELVAKAVANFVISIVVFALIYVLSIFVSMFVGGLLVKVMKLPVLRSVNKLLGGILGATKGLIAVWVLTALLVLFGISDDMAFVKAGIENGFLVKLVYDTNILLTLFKG, from the coding sequence ATGAACGGATTTATAAGCGGACTGGTAATGGACGTTATCCTGATTGCTATTCTGATTTTTTTTGTCGCTCTCGGTGTGCGTAAGGGCGCGGCAAAGAGCGTGGTTGGGGTGTGCTCTTTTGTGGTTACCATTGTTCTTTTTGCCATTCTTCGTGCCCCGCTACAGAAGCTCCTTTTGAATTTACCCTTTGTCCAAAGCTGGATTGACGGTATGGCGGTGGATTTCAGTACAAAAAACAATTTAGAGGAGATGGCGTTCTTTTTTGCTGCGCTGGATTCTACGGCAGAGTTGGTAGCAAAAGCGGTAGCGAATTTTGTCATCAGCATTGTGGTGTTTGCACTGATTTATGTTCTTTCGATATTCGTGTCCATGTTTGTGGGCGGTTTGCTTGTAAAGGTTATGAAATTGCCCGTGCTTCGTTCTGTTAACAAACTTTTGGGCGGTATTTTAGGCGCAACAAAAGGTCTGATTGCCGTTTGGGTGCTGACGGCACTTTTAGTACTTTTCGGCATTTCCGACGACATGGCATTTGTAAAAGCAGGTATCGAAAACGGTTTTCTTGTAAAGCTTGTTTATGATACAAACATTTTGCTGACATTATTTAAAGGATAA
- the truA gene encoding tRNA pseudouridine(38-40) synthase TruA — MRNIGLLLSYDGTCYAGWQKQNNAMTVQEAMETAITEITGSYSFLEGCGRTDAGVHALCYLATFKTESAIPAERFPFALNTKLPPDIRVFSAFDADADFHGRFSVQKKTYRYEIYNTRHENPFWRQYAWHFPYVLDVQKMHAEAQKFVGAHDFLGFMASGGQVKTTVREIYETNVFEENGKIVFEVTGNGFLYNMVRIMAGTLCYIGAGKITEDLAEIIKSKDRSRAGITAPPQGLYMKKVYFGEAYVENETES; from the coding sequence ATGAGAAATATAGGCTTGTTGCTTTCCTATGACGGAACCTGCTATGCCGGCTGGCAAAAGCAAAACAATGCTATGACGGTGCAGGAGGCGATGGAAACCGCAATCACTGAAATTACAGGTTCGTATTCTTTTTTAGAGGGCTGTGGCAGAACCGATGCAGGGGTGCATGCCCTTTGCTATCTTGCTACCTTTAAAACTGAAAGTGCAATTCCTGCTGAGCGATTTCCTTTTGCACTAAACACGAAGCTACCGCCTGACATCCGCGTTTTTTCTGCGTTTGATGCGGATGCGGATTTTCACGGCAGATTCTCGGTGCAAAAGAAAACCTATCGTTACGAAATTTATAACACCCGTCACGAAAATCCTTTTTGGCGGCAATACGCATGGCATTTTCCTTATGTGCTGGATGTGCAGAAAATGCATGCAGAAGCGCAAAAATTTGTGGGTGCGCATGATTTCTTGGGCTTCATGGCATCCGGCGGTCAGGTCAAAACCACCGTTCGCGAAATTTATGAGACAAATGTATTTGAAGAAAACGGGAAAATCGTGTTTGAGGTTACAGGAAACGGCTTTTTGTATAACATGGTGCGGATAATGGCAGGCACACTTTGCTATATTGGTGCCGGAAAAATCACGGAAGATCTGGCGGAAATCATAAAGTCAAAAGACAGAAGCCGTGCAGGCATTACGGCACCGCCACAAGGGCTGTATATGAAAAAAGTGTATTTTGGAGAAGCGTATGTCGAAAATGAAACTGAATCCTAA
- a CDS encoding energy-coupling factor transporter transmembrane protein EcfT encodes MLKDITLGQYYPGNSVVHRADPRTKIIMTIFFLVALFMVESWWGFLPVVLFLAGFIALSKVSVLYVLRGIKAIWILVLITAVFNVFFTDGKVLFEWGFLRVTYEGLSLAGFMAVRICLLIVATSMMTLTTTPIALTDGIETLLRPLKKLKVPVHEFSMMMTIALRFIPTIMEETDKIIKAQSARGADFESGNLWQKAKAMIPIFVPLFVSAFRRADELATAMECRCYQGDVHRTKLKSLKFGLVDLFGFLLMLALGVALWAVEAFV; translated from the coding sequence ATGCTTAAAGATATTACATTAGGACAGTATTATCCCGGCAATTCGGTGGTACACCGTGCCGACCCCAGAACAAAAATTATAATGACAATCTTTTTCCTCGTGGCTTTGTTTATGGTGGAAAGCTGGTGGGGCTTTTTGCCTGTCGTACTGTTCCTTGCAGGCTTTATTGCTTTATCCAAAGTTTCTGTTTTGTATGTTCTGCGCGGTATAAAAGCCATTTGGATACTGGTTCTGATTACGGCAGTTTTCAATGTGTTTTTTACCGACGGCAAGGTGCTTTTTGAATGGGGCTTTCTGCGGGTAACCTATGAGGGGTTAAGCCTTGCAGGCTTTATGGCGGTGCGGATTTGTCTTTTGATTGTTGCCACCTCCATGATGACCTTAACCACAACACCCATTGCCTTAACCGACGGTATTGAAACTCTTTTAAGACCTTTGAAGAAGCTTAAAGTTCCCGTGCATGAGTTTTCCATGATGATGACCATTGCCCTTCGGTTTATTCCCACAATTATGGAAGAAACCGATAAAATTATAAAAGCCCAGAGCGCCCGCGGTGCAGATTTTGAAAGCGGAAATCTCTGGCAGAAGGCAAAAGCGATGATTCCGATTTTTGTGCCGTTATTTGTAAGTGCATTCCGCAGAGCAGATGAACTGGCAACTGCGATGGAATGCCGTTGCTATCAGGGGGATGTACACCGCACCAAGCTGAAATCCTTAAAGTTCGGTCTGGTTGACCTGTTCGGCTTTTTACTGATGCTGGCTTTAGGTGTTGCCTTGTGGGCTGTGGAGGCTTTTGTATGA
- a CDS encoding energy-coupling factor transporter ATPase, translating into MIEVKNLSHAYKNADSLIYAVKDVSFTIEDGKTTCIIGHTGSGKSTLIQHLNGLLKPTSGEVLLNGTNIFSKDVKMKEVRRKVGLVFQYPEYQLFEETVYRDISFAPRNYGLKEDEIKERVYAAAKMVGLKEKYMEKSPFELSGGQKRRVAIAGVLAMEPEVLVLDEPAAGLDPFGREKILYEIEKIRTEKGISVVLVSHSMEDVAKHADKVCVMHGGALTLDGTPEAVFRDSALLERMRLDVPQITKILSELRKMGMDVPETIFSAKEAAEWLLKNIAH; encoded by the coding sequence ATGATTGAAGTTAAAAATTTAAGCCATGCCTATAAAAATGCCGATTCGCTGATTTATGCAGTAAAGGATGTTTCCTTTACTATAGAAGATGGAAAAACCACCTGCATCATCGGTCATACCGGCTCGGGCAAATCCACACTCATTCAGCATTTAAACGGACTTCTGAAACCCACAAGCGGTGAGGTTTTACTGAACGGCACAAACATCTTTTCCAAAGACGTAAAAATGAAAGAGGTGCGTCGTAAGGTGGGACTGGTGTTCCAGTATCCGGAGTATCAGCTGTTTGAAGAAACGGTCTACAGAGATATTTCTTTTGCACCGAGAAATTACGGCTTAAAAGAAGACGAAATCAAAGAGCGGGTATACGCTGCCGCGAAAATGGTGGGCTTGAAAGAGAAATATATGGAAAAATCCCCCTTTGAATTATCGGGCGGTCAAAAACGAAGAGTTGCCATTGCCGGGGTGCTTGCCATGGAGCCGGAGGTTTTGGTTTTGGATGAACCTGCGGCAGGCTTAGACCCCTTTGGCAGAGAGAAAATTTTATATGAAATTGAAAAAATCCGTACCGAAAAGGGCATCAGCGTTGTGCTGGTTTCCCACAGTATGGAGGATGTGGCAAAGCATGCCGACAAGGTTTGTGTTATGCATGGCGGTGCTTTGACCTTAGACGGCACGCCCGAGGCGGTGTTCCGGGACAGTGCACTTTTAGAAAGAATGCGTCTGGACGTACCGCAAATCACAAAAATTTTAAGTGAGCTGCGAAAAATGGGTATGGATGTACCCGAAACCATTTTCAGTGCCAAAGAAGCGGCGGAATGGTTGCTTAAAAATATTGCACATTAA
- a CDS encoding energy-coupling factor transporter ATPase, whose protein sequence is MIETKNVSCTYDSPEAENKRLVVDGVSLTVKPGEFLAVLGHNGSGKSSLVKLLNCVNLPCGGKVYVENMDTEDEALLFEIRKRVGMVFQNPDNQLVATIVEEDVAFGPENLGVPPLEIRTRVDDALKAVDMYDFMHTAPHNLSGGQKQRIAIAGVLAMHPKYLILDESTAMLDPLGRKEVMDTVKRLNQQGMTVILITHYMEEAAQANRVIVMEEGKVVMDDTPRNVFEKTQEMKSLRLGVPQATELAYYLKQGGLDIGETVLTAEEFIEAFKRRMDR, encoded by the coding sequence ATGATTGAAACCAAAAATGTAAGCTGTACCTATGACAGCCCCGAGGCGGAAAACAAACGCCTTGTGGTAGATGGGGTTTCCCTTACCGTAAAGCCGGGCGAGTTTTTAGCTGTTTTAGGGCATAACGGCTCGGGCAAATCTTCTTTGGTAAAGCTTTTGAACTGTGTGAATCTTCCTTGCGGCGGTAAGGTTTATGTAGAGAATATGGATACAGAGGACGAAGCGTTGTTGTTTGAAATCCGCAAAAGAGTCGGTATGGTGTTCCAGAATCCCGACAATCAGCTGGTGGCAACCATTGTGGAAGAGGATGTGGCGTTCGGTCCCGAAAATTTAGGTGTTCCGCCCCTTGAAATCCGCACCCGTGTGGATGATGCGTTAAAGGCGGTGGATATGTATGATTTTATGCACACCGCGCCCCATAACCTTTCGGGCGGTCAAAAGCAGAGGATTGCTATCGCAGGTGTGCTTGCCATGCACCCGAAATACCTGATTTTAGACGAATCTACTGCCATGCTGGACCCGCTTGGCAGAAAAGAGGTTATGGATACCGTAAAGCGCCTCAATCAGCAGGGCATGACGGTGATTTTAATTACCCACTATATGGAAGAAGCGGCGCAGGCAAATCGCGTGATTGTGATGGAAGAGGGGAAAGTGGTTATGGACGACACACCCCGTAATGTATTTGAAAAAACGCAGGAAATGAAATCGCTCCGTTTGGGTGTGCCTCAGGCGACCGAGCTTGCATACTATTTAAAGCAGGGCGGACTGGACATTGGCGAAACGGTGCTGACCGCCGAAGAGTTTATCGAGGCATTTAAAAGGAGAATGGACAGATGA